One region of Drosophila teissieri strain GT53w chromosome 2L, Prin_Dtei_1.1, whole genome shotgun sequence genomic DNA includes:
- the LOC122626219 gene encoding trypsin alpha-3, with the protein MLFQWLLVVASVTLISAGSSPERIVGGHFVGITDVPWQAALLYSGSFKCGAVVYSEKIVITAAHCTHNAFDTLYSVRVGSVWKNLGGQLVRVAVIRRHEDYVYRFTAAFNDISVVRLADSLTFNSNVRPISLADAAPAAGTEATISGWGEFGIPGLGSAALLQASVKIVDSNACRRAYPYLTDAMICAAALLKDSCRGDSGGPLVSGGQLVGIVSYGKWCAIPYYPGVYANVAVLKPWILNATAHL; encoded by the coding sequence ATGTTATTCCAGTGGCTTCTTGTGGTCGCCAGCGTCACCCTGATCTCGGCAGGATCTTCGCCGGAGCGAATAGTGGGTGGCCACTTTGTGGGTATCACAGACGTTCCCTGGCAGGCGGCTCTCCTGTACTCGGGAAGCTTCAAGTGCGGTGCTGTGGTCTATAGTGAGAAGATCGTCATAACAGCAGCCCACTGTACTCACAACGCCTTCGATACACTCTATTCCGTCCGAGTGGGATCAGTATGGAAGAACTTGGGAGGACAGCTCGTCAGAGTTGCTGTAATTCGGAGACATGAAGACTATGTATATAGATTTACCGCTGCGTTTAACGATATATCCGTAGTTCGACTGGCGGACAGTCTAACTTTTAATAGCAACGTAAGACCTATTTCACTGGCCGATGCTGCACCCGCAGCTGGAACTGAAGCCACCATTTCTGGTTGGGGAGAATTCGGAATCCCCGGGCTAGGATCTGCAGCTCTATTGCAAGCTTCGGTGAAAATAGTGGACTCAAATGCCTGTAGGCGGGCCTATCCATACCTCACCGATGCAATGATTTGCGCCGCCGCTCTCCTGAAGGATTCCTGCCGAGGAGACTCCGGAGGACCTCTCGTCTCCGGTGGCCAACTAGTCGGCATTGTGTCCTACGGCAAGTGGTGCGCAATTCCCTACTACCCCGGTGTCTACGCCAATGTGGCTGTGCTGAAACCTTGGATCTTAAATGCTACTGCACATCTTTAA
- the LOC122626048 gene encoding trypsin delta, whose protein sequence is MFVQWILLIFSVTLVSSKRIPERIVGGDSISILSVPWQASVLYFGEHMCGAAIYSEDIVITAAHCLSKVHAGYLSVRVGSSYTLYGGQEVRVSRFLRHEKYGRSMSNDIAVMRLQSKLRLGSGVAVIPLADTSPAGGSPATVSGWGAIGYEKEAAKSLLAVSVNIVNQDQCRKSYNNRITKDMICAAAPGKDACSGDSGGPLVSGGKLVGIVSFGAECALPKYPGVYANVAVLKPWILSAIQRV, encoded by the coding sequence ATGTTTGTGCAGTGGATTTTGCTGATCTTCAGCGTCACTTTGGTTTCCTCTAAAAGGATTCCGGAACGAATCGTGGGCGGCGACTCGATATCCATTCTATCGGTTCCCTGGCAGGCTTCCGTTCTTTATTTCGGAGAACATATGTGCGGTGCAGCCATCTACAGTGAAGACATCGTCATAACGGCAGCCCACTGTCTCAGCAAAGTCCACGCCGGTTACCTATCCGTGCGAGTTGGCTCATCGTACACCCTGTACGGTGGTCAGGAGGTGCGGGTATCTCGGTTCCTGAGGCACGAGAAGTACGGCCGGAGCATGTCCAACGACATAGCCGTGATGAGGCTGCAGTCCAAGCTCAGGCTGGGCAGTGGCGTCGCTGTCATTCCCTTGGCCGACACTTCTCCGGCCGGCGGATCTCCTGCCACGGTTTCGGGCTGGGGTGCCATTGGCTACGAGAAGGAAGCGGCCAAGTCTCTACTGGCGGTTTCCGTGAACATTGTCAATCAGGATCAGTGCCGCAAATCGTACAACAATCGAATCACCAAGGACATGATCTGTGCCGCCGCTCCGGGCAAGGATGCGTGCTCCGGCGATTCCGGAGGTCCTCTGGTCTCCGGTGGCAAGCTCGTGGGCATCGTGTCCTTCGGAGCGGAGTGCGCTCTTCCCAAATACCCGGGAGTCTACGCAAACGTGGCGGTGCTCAAGCCCTGGATTTTAAGCGCTATTCAAAGAGTCTAA
- the LOC122626003 gene encoding trypsin alpha-like: MFIESFLLLLALNFLSAGRVNRPEERIIGGHPIEIEVVPWMVSIQVNGLHVNGLILKGHHFCGGSIYNADTIITAAHCFFYNGTRIDDGYFEIRAGSVSKKSNGTLVKVAAVKVHEYYVHKESPVFDVRNDIAVVRLSERLEFTNKVQPIPLAESNPEPGTMSFATGWGCIFESEDLGISPINLLGVMLRIQTPNSCSISHGQSTICAGYSKQTACEGDSGGPLVINRQLVGVTSAGGVFCDRPATFSSVPFYREWILNAVKSFPQHV, encoded by the coding sequence ATGTTCATCGAAAGCTTCCTGCTACTATTGGCGCTCAACTTCCTGTCCGCAGGACGAGTAAACCGACCCGAAGAACGCATCATCGGTGGGCACCCTATAGAAATCGAAGTTGTTCCCTGGATGGTGTCCATCCAAGTAAACGGACTACATGTTAATGGATTGATCCTAAAAGGACATCATTTTTGTGGAGGGTCCATTTACAATGCAGATACCATCATAACAGCAGCCCATTGCTTTTTTTATAATGGGACAAGAATAGATGACGGATATTTTGAAATTCGCGCTGGATCTGTCTCCAAAAAATCCAATGGAACTCTTGTCAAAGTGGCCGCTGTAAAAGTCCATGAATATTATGTTCACAAAGAGTCTCCAGTTTTCGATGTTCGAAACGACATCGCCGTCGTTCGGTTAAGTGAACGTCTTGAGTTTACCAACAAAGTGCAGCCCATTCCTTTGGCCGAGTCTAATCCTGAACCTGGAACGATGTCCTTTGCCACTGGCTGGGGATGTATCTTCGAGTCGGAGGATCTGGGCATAAGCCCCATAAATCTTCTAGGAGTAATGCTACGCATCCAAACTCCTAACTCTTGTTCAATATCCCATGGCCAATCAACAATTTGCGCTGGATATTCTAAGCAAACCGCTTGTGAAGGCGACTCTGGAGGACCATTGGTAATTAATCGGCAACTTGTGGGTGTTACCTCCGCAGGTGGGGTATTTTGCGATAGGCCAGCTACATTCTCAAGTGTGCCCTTCTACCGAGAATGGATTTTGAATGCTGTTAAATCTTTTCCCCAACATGTTTAG
- the LOC122618360 gene encoding dentin sialophosphoprotein-like: MHERSIHYSHNIQPKMFRAQRVCLYFVAFLVLASARPKINSQISQNQIGLRGIDLSTEESVPSKSSLATEATSEPSIESSSEECPTVTSSSSSPEETSEAPESSSQETTEESGESFEDSWEDESSESSDESAEGSYSWEDESSESSDESAEGSLSWEDESSESSDESAEGPYYNDDYNYYDY, from the coding sequence ATGCACGAAAGGTCTATCCACTATTCCCACAATATTCAACCGAAAATGTTCCGCGCTCAACGTGTTTGCCTTTATTTCGTAGCTTTTCTGGTCTTGGCATCTGCCAGACCCAAAATAAACTCGCAAATTTCCCAGAATCAAATTGGATTGCGAGGGATCGATCTTTCTACTGAAGAAAGTGTTCCTTCAAAGTCTTCATTAGCCACAGAAGCAACCAGTGAACCATCAATTGAGAGCTCCAGCGAAGAGTGTCCCACAGTAACTTCGTCATCTTCATCACCTGAGGAAACTAGTGAAGCACCTGAGAGTTCCAGCCAGGAAACCACCGAGGAAAGCGGCGAGTCATTTGAAGATTCCTGGGAGGATGAGAGCTCCGAATCAAGTGACGAATCAGCGGAGGGATCCTATTCCTGGGAAGATGAGAGCTCCGAATCAAGTGACGAATCAGCGGAGGGATCCTTATCCTGGGAAGATGAGAGCTCCGAATCAAGTGACGAATCAGCGGAAGGACCCTACTACAATGATGACTATAACTACTATGATTATTAA
- the LOC122617972 gene encoding trypsin alpha-like: MFIESFLLLLALNFLSAGRVNRPEGRIIGGGPIEIEQAPWQVSIQNNGSLHCGGSIYSDNIIITAAHCFFDENARRVDHKAFKVRAGSALDFNGTLVDLAAVITHEKFLYVLQRNDIAIVRLSKPLEFTSKVQPIPLAKTNPAPGSIASVSGWGVTYIFNDGTPFYPKHLQGLTLHIMRPLSTSLGGSSQLCAGTYGKTVCHGDSGGPLVVNKQLVGVVSMGDCSSSAFFSSVPYYREWILNAIASIQ; the protein is encoded by the coding sequence ATGTTCATCGAAAGCTTCCTGCTGCTATTGGCGCTCAACTTCCTGTCCGCAGGACGAGTAAACCGACCGGAAGGACGAATCATCGGCGGAGGACCCATTGAAATAGAACAGGCTCCCTGGCAGGTGTCCATACAAAATAATGGCAGCCTTCATTGCGGGGGCTCCATTTATAGCGATAATATCATCATTACTGCGGCCCATTGCTTTTTTGATGAAAACGCCAGACGAGTAGATCACAAAGCATTTAAAGTTCGCGCAGGATCCGCTCTAGATTTCAATGGAACTCTTGTCGATTTGGCCGCTGTAATAACCCACGAAAAATTTTTGTATGTTCTACAAAGAAACGACATCGCCATCGTGAGGTTAAGTAAGCCACTTGAGTTCACAAGCAAAGTTCAGCCCATTCCTTTGGCTAAGACGAATCCTGCTCCTGGATCAATTGCCTCCGTCTCCGGCTGGGGAGtgacatatatttttaacgaTGGGACGCCTTTTTATCCAAAACATCTTCAAGGATTAACCCTGCACATTATGAGACCTTTAAGCACTTCACTCGGTGGTTCCTCACAACTATGCGCAGGAACTTATGGGAAAACGGTTTGCCATGGCGACTCTGGAGGACCATTGGTGGTTAACAAACAACTTGTGGGTGTTGTCTCTATGGGGGATTGCTCATCTAGTGCATTCTTCTCCAGTGTTCCTTATTACCGTGAATGGATCTTAAATGCAATTGCCTCAATTCAGTAA
- the LOC122617977 gene encoding trypsin delta, which yields MLSQCFHLLLAIHLLILPVVPELLEPSERIIGGISMDITNVPWQVSLQKYGQHTCGGSIYSETIVITAAHCIGDTSHAIRAGSSLHDSGGVLVSVKSIIIHPQYDRSNHRNDVAVLKLSRPLSFSDSIQTIPLAEKDPPTGSMALSTGWGLNSIYVKPQQLRGVEISIRWKSVCKWKYPFMFNEDICAGRIGKGVCNGDSGGPLVVDGQLVGISSRKGNLLCYGSSLFASVSYYRNWILKAIESI from the coding sequence ATGCTTTCGCAGTGCTTTCACCTGCTTTTGGCAATACACTTGCTGATTTTGCCTGTGGTGCCTGAACTTTTGGAGCCATCTGAGCGCATCATCGGTGGAATCAGCATGGACATCACTAATGTTCCTTGGCAGGTGTCCTTGCAGAAATACGGCCAACACACTTGCGGCGGATCCATCTACAGTGAAACCATAGTTATAACGGCTGCCCACTGTATTGGTGATACTTCGCACGCGATTCGTGCGGGATCCTCGCTACATGATAGCGGTGGAGTTTTAGTGAGTGTGAAATCGATTATTATTCACCCACAATATGATAGAAGTAACCACCGGAACGATGTTGCTGTCCTCAAACTGAGCCGTCCTTTGAGTTTTTCCGATTCCATCCAAACCATTCCCTTGGCCGAGAAGGATCCTCCCACAGGATCAATGGCACTAAGCACTGGCTGGGGACTTAATTCCATATATGTGAAACCACAACAACTTCGGGGAGTTGAAATCTCTATTCGGTGGAAGTCCGTGTGTAAATGGAAATATCCTTTTATGTTCAATGAGGACATTTGCGCGGGAAGAATTGGAAAAGGCGTTTGTAATGGAGATTCCGGTGGACCCTTGGTAGTTGATGGCCAGCTGGTGGGGATCTCATCGCGAAAGGGAAACTTACTTTGCTATGGATCTAGTCTGTTCGCTAGTGTGTCATACTATCGTAACTGGATCCTGAAGGCCATCGAGTCTATATAA